The proteins below come from a single Corynebacterium glyciniphilum AJ 3170 genomic window:
- a CDS encoding PTS sugar transporter subunit IIB, with protein MKILAVCSTGLGSSFMTRLNIEKAVKELGADGVEVEHADLGSVSPGSADVIFVGRDIYEAASGLGDVVSLDSLIDMDEIRTKTAEALTRHGVRFSGEG; from the coding sequence ATGAAGATTCTCGCAGTGTGCAGCACCGGCCTCGGTTCCAGCTTCATGACCAGGCTCAACATCGAAAAGGCCGTCAAGGAACTCGGCGCGGACGGCGTCGAGGTCGAACATGCCGACCTCGGGTCGGTCTCCCCCGGCTCGGCCGACGTCATCTTCGTCGGACGCGACATCTACGAGGCCGCGTCCGGCCTAGGCGACGTCGTCTCCCTGGACAGTCTCATCGACATGGACGAGATCCGCACCAAGACCGCCGAGGCGTTGACGCGGCACGGCGTGCGCTTCTCCGGCGAGGGGTGA
- a CDS encoding ribbon-helix-helix protein, CopG family, which translates to MMRKMHGEEVSEEQVDAWVAEAEEGYDVEELQKRIIGRPARGSEASRVVPVRLTDAELDAVMKRADKEHLNRSEAIRAALSDWARSA; encoded by the coding sequence ATGATGAGGAAGATGCATGGTGAAGAGGTCTCTGAAGAACAGGTTGATGCCTGGGTTGCCGAGGCAGAAGAGGGATACGACGTCGAGGAGCTTCAGAAGCGGATCATCGGACGTCCAGCGCGCGGCAGTGAGGCTTCCAGAGTCGTCCCCGTGCGACTCACTGACGCCGAGCTTGATGCAGTGATGAAGCGGGCGGACAAGGAACACCTCAACCGTTCAGAGGCGATTCGCGCTGCCCTGAGCGACTGGGCCCGTTCCGCATGA
- a CDS encoding PTS ascorbate transporter subunit IIC has protein sequence MNGVLELLLDIFREPSVIVALIALIGLSVQRKKGSDIMKGTIRTLVGFLVLAAGAGVVSGSLEPFGDMFQEAFNVQGVVPNNEAIVGTVLVTYGSIAALIFFFGMIVNVLLSMTSTFKYIYLSGHVAFYMAAMIAVIFKVAGFADWEAVLWGSIAQGLIVTVSPALVQPFMKRVTGTDDVALGHTGGAGIALSGLVATVTRSKKHPSKSTEDLNLPSGLGFLRDTTVITALSMGLIYLIVALFAGSGYIEDNLSDGTNYIVFALMQGATFSAGVFIILAGVRVVLGEIVPAFKGISERLVKDAKPALDVPITFTFAPNAVLIGFLSSFVGGLLGMGIMAMAGTTIVVPGVIAHFMTGGASGVIGNGVGGRRGAVLGAFVNGLAITFLPLWLLPVLGDVGLSDSTFSDADFGVAGLFLGYLNQGGGQTAIIIGLVAAVLVTYAASFMIGRRGQKVDVDGAEEASAESSEAAK, from the coding sequence ATGAACGGAGTACTCGAACTCCTCCTGGACATCTTCCGGGAGCCGTCCGTCATCGTCGCCCTCATCGCACTGATCGGCCTGTCCGTGCAGCGCAAGAAGGGCAGCGACATCATGAAGGGGACGATCAGGACGCTGGTCGGCTTCCTCGTCCTCGCCGCCGGTGCCGGGGTGGTCAGCGGTTCCCTGGAGCCGTTCGGCGACATGTTCCAGGAGGCCTTCAACGTCCAGGGCGTGGTCCCGAACAACGAGGCCATCGTGGGCACGGTGCTGGTGACCTACGGGTCTATCGCCGCGTTGATCTTCTTCTTCGGCATGATCGTCAACGTCCTGTTGTCGATGACCTCGACGTTCAAGTACATCTACCTCTCGGGCCACGTTGCGTTCTACATGGCCGCGATGATCGCGGTGATCTTCAAGGTCGCCGGCTTCGCCGACTGGGAGGCCGTCCTGTGGGGCTCGATCGCCCAGGGCCTGATCGTCACTGTCTCCCCTGCCCTGGTGCAGCCGTTCATGAAGCGGGTCACCGGCACCGACGACGTCGCCCTCGGGCACACCGGTGGCGCGGGTATCGCCCTGAGCGGCCTGGTCGCCACCGTCACCCGCAGCAAGAAGCACCCGTCGAAATCGACGGAGGACCTGAACCTGCCGTCCGGGCTGGGCTTCCTGCGGGACACCACGGTGATCACCGCCCTGTCGATGGGCTTGATCTATCTGATCGTGGCCTTGTTCGCCGGGTCCGGGTACATCGAGGACAACCTCAGCGACGGCACGAACTACATCGTCTTCGCACTGATGCAGGGCGCGACGTTCTCCGCGGGTGTGTTCATCATCCTCGCCGGCGTGCGCGTGGTGTTGGGCGAGATCGTCCCGGCGTTCAAGGGCATCAGCGAGCGCCTGGTGAAGGACGCCAAGCCGGCGCTGGACGTGCCGATCACCTTCACTTTCGCGCCGAATGCGGTGCTCATCGGTTTCCTGTCGAGTTTCGTCGGCGGGCTGCTGGGCATGGGCATCATGGCGATGGCCGGCACGACGATCGTGGTGCCCGGCGTGATCGCGCACTTCATGACCGGTGGCGCGTCCGGCGTGATCGGCAACGGTGTCGGTGGCCGGCGGGGCGCAGTGCTCGGCGCCTTCGTCAACGGCCTGGCCATCACGTTCCTGCCGCTGTGGCTGCTGCCTGTCCTCGGCGACGTGGGACTGTCGGACTCGACGTTCTCCGACGCCGACTTCGGTGTGGCGGGTCTGTTCCTCGGCTATCTGAACCAGGGTGGTGGTCAGACGGCCATCATCATCGGCCTGGTTGCCGCGGTGCTGGTGACCTACGCAGCGTCGTTCATGATCGGGCGACGGGGGCAGAAGGTGGACGTGGATGGTGCCGAGGAGGCGTCAGCGGAGTCTTCGGAAGCTGCGAAGTAG